CGCGGCTCGAAGCAGCCGGGCCCGCCAATACCGGCGGCAAGACCGGCGAAATGCCGCGTGCATGGCGCGAAATAGCCGAAGAGCAACCGGCCCGGTTCGAGGCGTTGCAAGAACAGTTCATCCATGAAAGCCACTACGCGCCCGCGTTGCAGGCCGTAAGCCGTGCCGCCGGGTTGGACAAGGGGGCGCTGTCCCCCGCGTTGCGCGAGGTGCTGTGGAGCACCGCCGTGCAACACGGGCCAGCCGGGGCCACCCGCATCTTTGCCCGCGCGCTGGACAACATGGCCGAGCAGCAGTCTGCGCCGCAGGAAAGCGGGCAGGGCGCCGCCGCCGTGCAGGCGGGCACCGCCAGGGCGGGCCGCAACTTCGAAAAGCAGCTCATCCGCGAGGTGTACGCCGTGCGCTCCGGCCAGTTCGGGTCCTCGTCCGAACGGGTGCAGGCCGCGGTGCAGAACCGCCTGGACCGCGAGATGAAGCTGGCCCTGGCCATGACCGACGGCAAGAACCGCGCGTAGCGCGGCTGGCATCATCACAGCCCCGGCCAGATCCGGTCAGGTTCGGACAGGTCTGGACCCCGCCTGGCCGGGGCGGCTCCACCCGCCGCGCCCTCGCCCCCCAAGACGCAACGTTGCGCGCCAACAGCCGATTTCCGGTGATAGTCCGGGTGTCGGTCTTTTGGCGCGCCCGTCTGCGTCCGTACGCATCCGTTCGGGCCGTTTCCCCCCCCCCTCCTGCCGTGCAGCGGCGTTTCCGACCCGCCCGCAACAGAACCGGTCAGGATTCTTATGTTTCACTGCCTGTTCGTCACGGGGTGGGGTGACCCGGCGTGGTTTTTTCCTGCCTGGTCATTCCGGGCGATTGACACCGTGGCTTCTCCCACATACTGTGCACATATGAACACGTGTTCATATGTGCACACAGAATCAACGACCGGGTGGCGCGTGCGCCCCGACGTTTTTTTCACGGAGAACCGCCATGACCGCCTTTCGCATCGAGGAAATGGACTGCGCCAACGAGGTGAGCATCCTGCGGCGTGCACTGACTCCGCTGGTGGGCAGCCCCGACCGGCTGGAATTCGACGTGCTGTCCCGCCGCATGCGCGTGGACATGGACGGACTTGACCTGCGCCCCGACGACGTGGTGGCCGCCGTGGCCCGCACCGGCATGCGCGCCGCCCCCGAGGCGGCAGGCAGGCCCGGTGTGGTGCCGGGTTCGTTACCGTCGGCCAGTCACGCCTGCGCGGACGGATGTTGCCAGCCGCATCCGGCTGGCAACATCGGCCAGGCAGGGCATGACCATGGCGGTCATGGTCATGACGGCTGCTGCGGCTCTGCCCACACTCACGTCACTGCCTCCGACCCTGCGCATGTACACGCCCATGCCATTGCCCCCCGCCCCGCGCAGATTCCGGCCCTGGCCGGGTGCGCGTGCTGCGGCGGCGCGTGCGACGTGCCCTCCTCCGGCAACGCCCCTTCTGCCCTGCTGTCCCTGTTGCCGTCCGGTCTGACCGCGCTGTGGCAGCGCCAGTCCTCGCTGCTGCTGTGCGCGTTGAGCGGCGTGGCCCTTGCGGCGGGCATCGGCGTGGAGTGGGCACGCACCGGCTCGCTGCTGGCCGTGTTCGCGGAATCGGGCGTGCCCCATGCGGCCACCCTGGCCCTGTGGCTGGTGGCGGCGGTGGCGGGCGCCTGGCGGGTACTGCCGCGCGCGCTGCACTCGGTGCGCACCCTGCGCCCGGACATGAACCTGCTGATGGTCACGGCGGTCATCGGCGCGGCGGCCATCGGCCAGTTCTTCGAGGGGGCCTCGGTGGCGTTCCTGTTCGCTGTGGCCAACCAGCTGGAATCGTGGAGCGTGGACCGGGCACGCTCGGCCATTGCCGCCCTGCTGGATATTTCGCCCTCGCGGGCCTTGCTGCTGTCGCTGCCCGCTGGCCTGCCCGGTCCCCCCGTGGAGACAGCCGTGGAAAACGTGCCCGTGGGTTCGCGCATCCTGGTGCGCGCGGGCGACCGCGTGCCCCTGGATGGCACGGTGGCGGCGGGCAGTTCGGACATCGACCAGTCGCCCATCACCGGTGAATCCATGCCCGTGCCCAAGCGGGTGGGCGAGCCGGTGTTCGCGGGCACCATCAACGGCGGCGGTGTGCTGGAGGTGCTGACCACCCGCGCCGCGTCGGACACCACGCTTGCGCGCATCCTGCACATGGTCGAGGCGGCCCAGTCGCGCCGTGCCCGCGCCGTGCAGTGGGTGGACCGCTTCGCCGCCGTGTACACTCCGGCCATGCTGGCCGTGGCCGCGCTGGTGGCGGTGGTGCCGCCGCTGTTCTTCGGCGGGGCATGGTCGGCGTGGGTGTACGAGGCGCTGGTGGTGCTGGTCATTGCCTGCCCGTGCGCGCTGGTCATTTCCACGCCCGTGTCCATCGTGGCCGCGCTGACCAGCGCGGCCCGCAACGGCGTGCTGGTCAAGGGCGGCTCGTTTCTCGAACTGCCAGCCAGTTTGACGGCCATCGCCTTCGACAAGACCGGCACTCTGACCCTGGGCCGCCCGCGCGTGGCCCGTGTGTTGCCCGTGGACGGACATCCGCAGGTACGGGA
This portion of the Nitratidesulfovibrio sp. genome encodes:
- a CDS encoding heavy metal translocating P-type ATPase, producing the protein MTAFRIEEMDCANEVSILRRALTPLVGSPDRLEFDVLSRRMRVDMDGLDLRPDDVVAAVARTGMRAAPEAAGRPGVVPGSLPSASHACADGCCQPHPAGNIGQAGHDHGGHGHDGCCGSAHTHVTASDPAHVHAHAIAPRPAQIPALAGCACCGGACDVPSSGNAPSALLSLLPSGLTALWQRQSSLLLCALSGVALAAGIGVEWARTGSLLAVFAESGVPHAATLALWLVAAVAGAWRVLPRALHSVRTLRPDMNLLMVTAVIGAAAIGQFFEGASVAFLFAVANQLESWSVDRARSAIAALLDISPSRALLLSLPAGLPGPPVETAVENVPVGSRILVRAGDRVPLDGTVAAGSSDIDQSPITGESMPVPKRVGEPVFAGTINGGGVLEVLTTRAASDTTLARILHMVEAAQSRRARAVQWVDRFAAVYTPAMLAVAALVAVVPPLFFGGAWSAWVYEALVVLVIACPCALVISTPVSIVAALTSAARNGVLVKGGSFLELPASLTAIAFDKTGTLTLGRPRVARVLPVDGHPQVRDAASALRIAAALEGPSSHPLARAIVQHARQVLGTGPDDGAVAVDHRTLPGLGAEGVVDGARWRIGNRRFFEQDGPSEGTRDAAGGHGSAESIDTDDADAGSSVLLWNDAGLAAIMELEDDLRPDARSVLDDLRAAGLRRVVMLTGDNAATAARVAAACGVTDIRADLLPADKTAAVAALVAEGERVAMVGDGVNDAPALATAHLGIAMGGIGSDAAIETADITLMSDDLGKLPWLVRHSRRTLGVIRQNIGFALGLKALFLGLAVFQVASLWMAIVADIGGSFLVIMNGLRLLRPRA